Proteins encoded together in one Streptomyces sp. B1I3 window:
- a CDS encoding dihydrodipicolinate synthase family protein has translation MTVHLPQGPYEPRTTPLDLGPGGVPLASRTVFSAAHVVADPYADTSPDDPAAVDWDATLAFRRHLWSHGLGVAEAMDTAQRGMGLDWAGAAELIRRSAAEAKSVGGAIACGVGTDQLTGPATLAEVRAAYEEQLALVEESGAQAILMASRALAAAARGPEDYLETYAHLLRQATEPVVLHWLGPMFDPALEGYWGSADLDAATDTFLKVIAEHPDKVDGIKISLLDAEREIDVRRRLPSGVRCYTGDDFNYPELIAGDDRGFSHALLGIFDPLGPLAAHAVRVLDTGDVEGFRTLLDPTVELSRHLFQAPTRFYKTGVVFLAWLAGHQDHFTMVGGLQSARSLPHLAKAYELADRLGLFPDPALAESRMRSLLAVNGGAR, from the coding sequence GTGCCGCTCGCCTCCCGTACGGTCTTCTCCGCCGCCCACGTCGTCGCCGACCCGTACGCCGACACCAGCCCCGACGACCCCGCCGCCGTCGATTGGGACGCCACCCTCGCCTTCCGCCGCCACCTCTGGTCGCACGGCCTGGGCGTCGCCGAGGCGATGGACACCGCGCAGCGGGGCATGGGCCTGGACTGGGCGGGAGCCGCCGAACTGATCCGGCGCTCGGCCGCCGAGGCGAAGTCGGTGGGCGGTGCGATCGCCTGCGGTGTGGGCACCGACCAGCTCACCGGCCCCGCGACCCTCGCCGAGGTGCGCGCCGCGTACGAGGAGCAGCTCGCCCTGGTGGAGGAGAGCGGTGCCCAGGCCATCCTGATGGCCTCCCGCGCCCTCGCCGCAGCGGCCCGCGGCCCCGAGGACTACCTGGAGACGTACGCCCACCTACTGCGCCAGGCAACGGAACCGGTCGTCCTGCACTGGCTCGGCCCGATGTTCGACCCCGCGCTGGAGGGCTACTGGGGCAGCGCGGACCTCGACGCCGCCACGGACACCTTCCTGAAGGTCATCGCGGAACACCCGGACAAGGTCGACGGCATCAAGATCTCGCTGCTGGACGCCGAGCGGGAGATCGACGTGCGACGCCGGCTGCCCAGTGGGGTGCGCTGCTACACCGGCGACGACTTCAACTACCCCGAACTGATCGCGGGCGACGACCGGGGCTTCAGCCACGCCCTGCTGGGCATCTTCGACCCGCTGGGCCCGCTGGCCGCCCACGCGGTACGGGTCCTGGACACCGGGGACGTCGAGGGCTTCCGCACCCTCCTGGACCCCACGGTCGAGCTGTCGCGCCATCTGTTCCAGGCACCGACCCGCTTCTACAAGACGGGCGTGGTGTTCCTCGCCTGGCTGGCGGGCCATCAGGACCACTTCACGATGGTCGGCGGCCTGCAGTCCGCGCGCTCGCTGCCGCACCTGGCGAAGGCGTACGAACTGGCCGACCGGCTCGGTCTGTTCCCCGATCCCGCGCTGGCCGAGTCCCGGATGCGTTCCCTGCTGGCCGTCAACGGAGGCGCCCGATGA
- a CDS encoding sugar phosphate isomerase/epimerase — translation MSTDLSRLSVNQETVRQLSLPQLAEACAKAGIGQVGLWRAPVQEYGIERAGRLMKDAGLTVTSLCRGGFLTATDPAERARALDDNRAAVDEAAGLSTDTLVLVSGGLPPGDKDLYGARERIADALADLAPYARERGIRLAIEPLHPMFASDRCVVSTLSQALDLAERFPAEQVGVVVDAYHIWWDDQVPAQIARAGAGGRIHSFQLADWITPLPAGVLVGRGQLGDGCVDFRAMRRQVEATGFDGPIEVEIFNEGLWARDGAEVVAEVAARYLEHAC, via the coding sequence ATGAGTACCGACCTCTCCCGCCTCTCCGTCAACCAGGAGACCGTCCGGCAGCTCTCCCTGCCCCAACTCGCCGAGGCCTGCGCCAAGGCGGGTATCGGACAGGTCGGCCTGTGGCGCGCCCCCGTGCAGGAGTACGGGATCGAACGCGCCGGACGGCTGATGAAGGACGCGGGCCTCACCGTCACCAGCCTCTGCCGGGGCGGCTTCCTCACCGCGACCGACCCGGCCGAACGCGCCCGCGCCCTGGACGACAACCGGGCGGCCGTCGACGAGGCGGCGGGCCTGTCCACCGACACCCTGGTCCTGGTCTCCGGCGGACTCCCGCCAGGCGACAAGGACTTGTACGGCGCCCGGGAGCGGATCGCGGACGCCCTGGCCGACCTGGCGCCGTACGCGCGGGAGCGGGGCATCCGCCTCGCGATCGAGCCGCTGCACCCGATGTTCGCCTCGGACCGGTGCGTCGTCTCCACCCTGTCCCAGGCGCTGGACCTCGCGGAACGCTTCCCCGCCGAACAGGTCGGCGTGGTCGTGGACGCCTACCACATCTGGTGGGACGACCAGGTGCCCGCGCAGATCGCCCGGGCGGGCGCGGGCGGGAGGATCCACTCCTTCCAGCTCGCCGACTGGATCACTCCGCTCCCGGCGGGCGTCCTCGTGGGCCGCGGCCAACTCGGTGACGGGTGCGTGGACTTCCGCGCCATGCGCCGGCAGGTCGAGGCGACCGGCTTCGACGGGCCGATCGAGGTCGAGATCTTCAACGAGGGCCTCTGGGCCCGCGACGGGGCCGAAGTGGTCGCCGAGGTCGCCGCCCGGTACCTCGAACACGCCTGCTGA
- a CDS encoding bifunctional 2-polyprenyl-6-hydroxyphenol methylase/3-demethylubiquinol 3-O-methyltransferase UbiG: MDRNVRSVDDVMKLMDRLFAPEADRWTSRAGAWWDGFYEDRSKPVPFFVAKPDESLASCLDRGAVTPGRALDLGCGPGRNALYLASRGFEVDAVDLSPGAVAWAEERAAEAGADIRFHCGDAFAEDAPAGPYDLIHDSGCFHHLPPHRRVSYLELVDRALVPGGHLTLTCFAAGAMGSELPDADLYGGAGLQGGLAYTPESLRWIFSGMEVVELRRMRKEPADSLRFGEDFLWTALFRKPEGSGPLSR; this comes from the coding sequence ATGGACCGGAACGTACGCTCGGTGGACGACGTCATGAAGCTCATGGACCGCCTGTTCGCGCCGGAGGCCGACCGGTGGACCAGCCGGGCGGGCGCCTGGTGGGACGGGTTCTACGAGGACCGGTCGAAGCCTGTGCCGTTCTTCGTGGCCAAACCCGACGAGAGCCTCGCCTCCTGCCTCGACCGGGGCGCCGTCACGCCCGGCCGGGCCCTCGATCTCGGCTGCGGCCCGGGACGCAACGCGCTGTACCTCGCCTCGCGGGGCTTCGAGGTGGATGCCGTGGACCTGTCGCCCGGGGCCGTCGCCTGGGCCGAGGAGCGGGCAGCCGAGGCCGGGGCGGACATCCGCTTCCACTGCGGTGACGCCTTCGCCGAGGACGCACCTGCCGGGCCGTACGACCTGATCCACGACTCGGGCTGCTTCCACCACCTGCCGCCCCACCGTCGCGTCAGCTACCTCGAGTTGGTGGACCGCGCCCTCGTCCCGGGTGGACACCTCACGCTCACCTGCTTCGCCGCCGGGGCGATGGGATCGGAACTGCCCGACGCCGACCTCTACGGTGGTGCGGGGCTCCAGGGCGGCCTCGCCTACACGCCCGAGTCGTTGCGCTGGATCTTCTCCGGGATGGAGGTGGTCGAACTGCGGAGGATGCGGAAAGAGCCGGCGGACTCCCTCCGCTTCGGTGAGGACTTCCTGTGGACCGCGCTGTTCAGGAAGCCGGAAGGGTCCGGCCCCCTCAGTCGATGA
- a CDS encoding ATP-dependent RecD-like DNA helicase, whose translation MSNMAVLEGVLERITYANEENGYTVARVDTGRGAGDLLTVVGSLLGAQPGESLRMEGRWGSHPQFGKQFTVENYTTILPATIQGIRRYLGSGLIKGIGPVMADRITTHFGVDTLDIIEQQPERLVEVPGLGPKRTKMIAAAWEEQKAIKEVMVFLQSVGVSTSIAVRIYKKYGDASISVVKNQPYRLAADVWGIGFLTADRIAQAVGIPHDSPERVKAGLQYALSQSTDQGHCFLPEERLIADGVKLLQVDTGLVIECLAELAEDPEGVVREKVPGPEDGQPVTAVYLVPFHRAEISLAAQVQRLLRTPEDRMPAFQDVDWDKALGWLARRTGAKLAPEQEAAVRLALSRKVAVLTGGPGCGKSFTVRSVVELARAKNAKVVLAAPTGRAAKRLSELTGAEATTVHRLLELKPGGDAAYDRDRPLDADLVVVDEASMLDLLLANKLVKAVAPGAHLLLVGDVDQLPSVGAGEVLRDLLADGGPVPAVRLTTIFRQAQQSGVVTNAHRINSGLPPLTQGLSDFFLFVEDETEDAGVLAVDVAARRIPAKFGLDARRDVQVLAPMHRGPAGAGHLNGLLQQAITPGRPEVPEKRFGGRVFRVGDKVTQIRNNYEKGENGVFNGTVGVVTALDADEQTLTVRTDEDEEIGYDFDELDELAHAYAMTIHRSQGSEYPAVVIPVTTSAWMMLQRNLLYTAVTRAKKLVVLVGSRKAIGQAVRTVSAGRRCTALDFRLRGGPVEDSAEK comes from the coding sequence ATGTCCAACATGGCCGTGCTCGAGGGCGTCCTGGAGCGCATCACCTACGCCAACGAGGAGAACGGGTACACCGTAGCCCGCGTCGACACCGGGCGCGGGGCGGGCGATCTGCTCACCGTCGTCGGCTCACTGCTCGGTGCGCAGCCGGGCGAGTCGCTGCGGATGGAGGGCCGTTGGGGCTCCCATCCACAGTTCGGCAAACAGTTCACCGTCGAGAACTACACGACGATCCTCCCCGCCACCATCCAGGGCATCCGCCGCTACCTCGGCTCCGGCCTGATCAAGGGCATCGGACCGGTCATGGCCGACCGCATCACCACGCACTTCGGCGTCGACACCCTGGACATCATCGAACAGCAGCCCGAGCGGCTGGTCGAGGTGCCCGGCCTCGGGCCGAAGCGGACGAAGATGATCGCCGCGGCCTGGGAGGAGCAGAAGGCGATCAAGGAGGTGATGGTCTTCCTGCAGAGCGTCGGTGTCTCGACCTCCATCGCCGTCCGTATCTACAAGAAGTACGGCGACGCCTCGATCTCCGTCGTGAAGAACCAGCCCTACCGGCTGGCCGCCGACGTCTGGGGCATCGGTTTCCTCACCGCCGACCGCATCGCCCAAGCCGTCGGCATCCCGCACGACAGCCCCGAACGGGTCAAGGCCGGGCTGCAGTACGCCCTTTCGCAGTCCACCGACCAGGGGCACTGCTTCCTGCCCGAGGAACGGCTGATCGCGGACGGGGTGAAGCTGCTCCAGGTGGACACGGGGCTCGTCATCGAGTGCCTGGCCGAGCTCGCCGAGGACCCCGAGGGCGTCGTACGGGAGAAGGTGCCGGGCCCGGAGGACGGGCAGCCCGTCACCGCCGTGTACCTGGTGCCCTTCCACCGGGCCGAGATCTCCCTGGCCGCCCAGGTACAGCGCCTCCTGCGGACGCCGGAGGACCGGATGCCCGCCTTCCAGGACGTCGACTGGGACAAGGCGCTGGGCTGGCTCGCGCGGCGCACGGGGGCGAAGCTGGCGCCCGAGCAGGAGGCCGCCGTCCGGCTCGCGCTCAGCCGGAAGGTCGCCGTCCTGACCGGCGGCCCCGGCTGCGGCAAGTCGTTCACCGTGCGGTCCGTCGTCGAGCTGGCCCGCGCCAAGAACGCGAAGGTGGTGCTGGCGGCGCCCACCGGCCGGGCCGCGAAGCGGCTCTCGGAGCTGACCGGCGCCGAGGCGACCACCGTGCACCGGCTGCTGGAGCTGAAACCGGGCGGGGACGCGGCGTACGACCGGGACCGGCCGCTGGACGCCGACCTCGTCGTCGTGGACGAGGCGTCGATGCTCGACCTGCTGCTCGCCAACAAGCTCGTCAAGGCGGTGGCACCCGGTGCCCACCTCCTGCTGGTCGGCGATGTGGACCAGCTCCCCTCGGTCGGTGCCGGGGAGGTGCTGAGGGACCTGCTCGCCGACGGCGGCCCCGTTCCGGCGGTCCGGCTGACGACGATCTTCCGGCAGGCCCAGCAGTCCGGCGTCGTCACCAACGCCCACCGCATCAACTCCGGGTTGCCGCCGCTGACCCAGGGGCTGAGCGACTTCTTCCTCTTCGTGGAGGACGAGACCGAGGACGCCGGGGTGCTCGCCGTGGACGTCGCCGCCCGCCGCATCCCCGCGAAGTTCGGACTGGACGCACGCCGTGACGTGCAGGTCCTCGCACCGATGCACCGGGGCCCGGCAGGCGCGGGTCACCTCAACGGCCTGCTCCAGCAGGCCATCACCCCCGGGCGTCCCGAGGTGCCGGAGAAGCGGTTCGGCGGCCGGGTCTTCCGTGTCGGCGACAAGGTCACCCAGATCCGCAACAACTACGAGAAGGGGGAGAACGGCGTCTTCAACGGCACGGTCGGCGTCGTCACCGCCCTCGACGCGGACGAGCAGACACTGACGGTCCGCACGGACGAGGACGAGGAGATCGGCTACGACTTCGACGAGCTGGACGAGCTGGCCCACGCGTACGCGATGACGATCCACCGCTCCCAGGGCAGCGAGTACCCGGCCGTCGTCATCCCCGTCACCACCAGCGCCTGGATGATGCTCCAGCGGAACCTGCTCTACACGGCCGTGACCAGGGCGAAGAAACTCGTCGTGCTCGTCGGCTCACGCAAGGCCATCGGCCAGGCGGTCCGCACGGTTTCCGCAGGCAGACGCTGTACGGCGCTGGATTTCCGGCTGCGCGGAGGGCCGGTGGAAGACTCTGCCGAAAAATGA
- a CDS encoding citrate synthase has translation MSESDNSVVLRYGDDEYTYPVIDSTVGDKGFDIGKLRANTGLVTLDSGYGNTAAYKSAITYLDGEQGILRYRGYPIEQLAESSTFLEVAYTLINGDLPKVDELSAFKNEITQHTLLHEDVKRFFDGFPRDAHPMAMLSSVVSALSTFYQDSHNPFDEEQRHLSTIRLLAKLPTIAAYAYKKSIGHPFVYPRNDLGYVENFLRMTFSVPAQEYVPDPVVVAALEKLLILHADHEQNCSTSTVRLVGSSQANMFASISAGISALWGPLHGGANQSVLEMLEGIQANGGDVDSFIQKVKNKEDGVRLMGFGHRVYKSFDPRAKIIKAAAHDVLSSLGKSDELLDIALKLEEHALSDEYFVSRNLYPNVDFYTGLIYRAMGFPTEMFTVLFALGRLPGWIAQWHEMIKEPGSRIGRPRQIYTGEVLRDFVPAESR, from the coding sequence GTGAGCGAGAGCGACAACTCTGTAGTACTGCGGTACGGCGATGACGAGTACACCTACCCGGTGATCGACAGCACCGTCGGCGACAAGGGCTTCGACATCGGGAAGCTCCGGGCCAATACGGGCCTGGTCACGCTGGACAGCGGATACGGCAACACAGCCGCGTATAAATCCGCCATCACCTACCTCGACGGCGAGCAGGGCATCCTGCGGTACCGCGGCTACCCGATCGAGCAGCTCGCCGAGAGCTCGACGTTCCTCGAGGTCGCCTACACGCTGATCAACGGTGACCTTCCCAAGGTCGACGAGCTGTCGGCCTTCAAGAACGAGATCACCCAGCACACGCTGCTGCACGAGGACGTCAAGCGTTTCTTCGACGGCTTCCCGCGCGACGCCCACCCGATGGCCATGCTCTCCTCGGTCGTCAGCGCGCTGTCCACCTTCTACCAGGACAGCCACAACCCGTTCGACGAGGAGCAGCGCCACCTCTCGACGATCCGTCTGCTGGCCAAGCTCCCGACGATCGCCGCGTACGCGTACAAGAAGTCGATCGGTCACCCGTTCGTCTACCCGCGCAACGACCTCGGCTACGTCGAGAACTTCCTGCGCATGACCTTCTCGGTCCCCGCCCAGGAGTACGTGCCGGACCCGGTCGTCGTCGCGGCGCTCGAGAAGCTGCTCATCCTGCACGCGGACCACGAGCAGAACTGCTCCACCTCCACCGTGCGTCTGGTCGGCTCCTCGCAGGCCAACATGTTCGCCTCGATCTCCGCCGGCATCTCGGCGCTGTGGGGCCCGCTGCACGGCGGCGCCAACCAGTCGGTGCTGGAGATGCTCGAGGGCATCCAGGCCAACGGCGGCGACGTGGACTCCTTCATCCAGAAGGTGAAGAACAAGGAGGACGGCGTCCGCCTGATGGGCTTCGGCCACCGGGTGTACAAGTCCTTCGACCCGCGCGCCAAGATCATCAAGGCTGCCGCCCACGACGTGCTGTCCTCGCTGGGCAAGTCCGACGAGCTGCTCGACATCGCGCTCAAGCTCGAGGAGCACGCGCTTTCGGACGAGTACTTCGTCTCGCGCAACCTCTACCCCAACGTGGACTTCTACACGGGCCTGATCTACCGCGCCATGGGCTTCCCGACCGAGATGTTCACCGTGCTGTTCGCGCTCGGCCGGCTCCCCGGCTGGATCGCCCAGTGGCACGAGATGATCAAGGAGCCGGGATCCCGCATCGGCCGCCCGCGCCAGATCTACACCGGCGAGGTCCTGCGCGACTTCGTCCCGGCCGAGAGCCGCTGA